In a single window of the Candidatus Saccharimonadales bacterium genome:
- a CDS encoding RimK/LysX family protein, producing the protein MDSKIIGAFEKVSFPDFGLVDLVAKIDTGALSGALHATGITEVDLPTGQKAVSFLPYGREPRVEVADFEKKLVKSSNGKSEERYVIATTVVIRGVQYPIHISLSDRSNMMKGVLVGRRFLRQHGFLVDASGGAEYRYEVK; encoded by the coding sequence ATGGATAGCAAAATCATAGGTGCTTTTGAGAAAGTTAGCTTCCCGGATTTCGGGCTGGTTGATCTTGTGGCCAAAATCGATACAGGCGCGCTCAGCGGCGCTTTGCACGCTACTGGTATTACCGAGGTAGATTTACCTACGGGCCAGAAAGCCGTTAGTTTTTTGCCATACGGCCGTGAGCCACGCGTTGAGGTAGCCGATTTTGAGAAAAAACTAGTCAAAAGCTCTAATGGCAAATCCGAAGAACGCTATGTTATCGCAACCACAGTTGTTATTCGGGGTGTGCAGTATCCCATTCACATCAGCCTGTCTGATCGCAGTAACATGATGAAAGGCGTGCTCGTTGGCCGCCGCTTTTTGAGACAGCATGGTTTTCTGGTTGACGCGAGTGGCGGAGCTGAGTATCGTTACGAGGTAAAGTAA
- a CDS encoding gamma-glutamyl-gamma-aminobutyrate hydrolase family protein (Members of this family of hydrolases with an active site Cys residue belong to MEROPS family C26.): MKVLLINNHTDYLHNVVNALAGHEVEVQKYEPGLDFHWQGKDLIVLSGGGGEGYELKDKRGNKYWYEDEMNFVLTCNKPLVGICMGFEVISAAFGSRVTDLGSRVTGFHTHRVSPVGKKHLIHPKLKQYEHHQFAIPAVSEKHFEVMAYSDTGIEMIKHKQRKLIASQFHPEVKDGTIGLDHLIARVI; this comes from the coding sequence ATGAAAGTTCTCTTAATCAACAACCACACCGATTACCTCCACAATGTCGTTAATGCTCTTGCCGGCCATGAAGTTGAAGTTCAAAAATACGAACCTGGCTTAGATTTTCATTGGCAAGGCAAAGACCTGATAGTTTTATCGGGGGGCGGCGGCGAAGGCTACGAACTTAAAGATAAGCGCGGTAACAAGTACTGGTACGAAGACGAGATGAACTTTGTGCTTACTTGCAACAAACCACTGGTTGGCATTTGTATGGGTTTTGAAGTTATCAGCGCCGCTTTTGGTTCCAGGGTTACCGATCTTGGCAGCCGGGTAACCGGATTTCACACTCACAGAGTGTCGCCGGTAGGCAAAAAACACCTTATTCACCCTAAGCTAAAACAGTACGAACATCACCAATTCGCCATTCCGGCGGTTTCCGAAAAGCATTTCGAGGTTATGGCTTATTCTGACACGGGCATAGAGATGATCAAGCACAAGCAGCGAAAGCTAATCGCCAGCCAGTTTCATCCAGAAGTAAAGGACGGTACCATAGGTTTAGATCATCTGATTGCGCGGGTGATCTAG
- a CDS encoding RimK family alpha-L-glutamate ligase has product MKIAILSKGPGNYSTKRLKEEAIKRGHEVDVINYVQCEAQIEKNNPVVMYNGEELRGYDAIIPRIASSYTRYGSAIVRQFEMQGVFTTASSIAIVRSRDKLRSIQLLARAGIGIPKTIFSRGLADSDSIVEEIGGPPVIIKLARGTHGRGVVLAETKKAARSVLQGFSLMDDDGTNILLQEYIEESAGTDIRAFVVGGQVVASMKRQSLTDDFRSNLHQGGEGTIVKLTDEEKKVAVKAARAMGLSICGVDMMRSNRGPLVLEVNSSPGFGIEKYTKRNVAEKIIDYVERNAKGRHKKDRVGA; this is encoded by the coding sequence ATGAAAATCGCGATTTTATCTAAGGGTCCTGGAAATTATTCGACTAAGCGCTTAAAAGAAGAAGCCATCAAGCGCGGCCACGAGGTTGATGTTATTAACTATGTCCAATGTGAGGCCCAAATCGAAAAGAACAATCCGGTCGTCATGTATAACGGCGAAGAGTTAAGAGGCTACGATGCCATCATTCCTCGCATTGCTTCCAGCTACACGCGTTACGGCTCGGCGATTGTGCGCCAGTTTGAGATGCAGGGCGTCTTTACTACGGCGAGCTCCATCGCTATTGTGCGTTCGCGCGATAAACTGCGCTCAATTCAGTTACTAGCCCGCGCCGGTATCGGTATTCCTAAAACTATCTTTTCTCGTGGTTTAGCCGACTCGGACAGCATTGTCGAAGAGATTGGCGGCCCGCCCGTAATTATCAAATTGGCTCGTGGCACGCATGGTCGCGGTGTAGTTTTGGCCGAGACCAAAAAGGCCGCCCGCTCAGTATTACAAGGCTTTTCTTTAATGGACGACGACGGTACAAACATTCTTTTGCAAGAATATATTGAAGAATCGGCTGGCACGGACATCCGCGCTTTTGTGGTTGGCGGCCAAGTAGTCGCTAGTATGAAGCGCCAAAGCCTAACAGATGATTTCCGCTCGAACTTGCACCAAGGCGGTGAAGGCACAATTGTTAAACTGACCGACGAAGAGAAAAAGGTTGCCGTAAAAGCCGCTCGCGCCATGGGCCTTTCGATCTGCGGTGTTGACATGATGCGCTCTAACCGTGGCCCGCTTGTACTCGAAGTTAATTCTAGTCCTGGTTTTGGTATCGAAAAGTACACTAAGCGCAATGTTGCCGAAAAGATTATTGATTATGTTGAGCGCAACGCCAAAGGCCGGCACAAAAAAGACAGAGTAGGGGCCTAA